A DNA window from Oenanthe melanoleuca isolate GR-GAL-2019-014 chromosome 11, OMel1.0, whole genome shotgun sequence contains the following coding sequences:
- the COTL1 gene encoding coactosin-like protein — MATKIDKEACREAYNLVRDDATEVNWVTFKYNGSTIVPGDQGVDYETFKRKCTDDVRLFGFVRFTTGDAMSKRVKFALITWIGEDVSGLQRAKTGTDKTLVKEVVQNFAKEFVISDHKELDEDYIKNELKKAGGANYDAQTE; from the exons ATGGCCACCAAAATCGACAAGGAGGCGTGCAGGGAGGCGTACAACCTCGTCAGGGACGATGCCACCGAGGTGAACTG GGTGACGTTTAAGTACAATGGCTCTACAATCGTCCCTGGAGACCAAGGGGTAGACTATGAAACCTTTAAAAGGAAGTGCACAG atGACGTGCGATTGTTCGGCTTTGTCCGATTCACCACCGGCGATGCCATGAGCAAGAGAGTCAAGTTTGCCCTCATCACCTGGATTGGGGAGGATGTCAGTGGCCTGCAGAGAGCCAAAACTGGGACTGACAAGACTCTGGTCAAGGAAGTAGTACAG AACTTTGCCAAAGAATTTGTGATCAGTGACCACAAAGAGCTGGATGAAGATTACATCAAGAACGAGCTGAAGAAAGCAGGGGGGGCTAATTATGATGCACAGACTGAGTAA